One Lutra lutra chromosome 18, mLutLut1.2, whole genome shotgun sequence genomic window carries:
- the LOC125091174 gene encoding apoptosis-associated speck-like protein containing a CARD isoform X2, whose amino-acid sequence MGCTRDAILDALENLTADEFKKFKLKLLSVPLREGYGRIPRGTLMSMDAMDLTDKLVSSYLEEYSAELTMIVLREIGMQEIAEHLQIKCKAPHFVDQHRAALITRVTDVEGVLDTLYGKVLSDGQYEAVRAESTNTMKMRKLLSFAPAWDKTCKDLLLQALRNTHPYLVADLEKS is encoded by the exons ATGGGGTGCACTCGAGACGCCATCCTGGACGCACTGGAGAACCTGACTGCAGACGAGTTCAAGAAGTTCAAGCTGAAGCTACTTTCAGTGCCCCTTCGCGAAGGCTATGGGCGCATTCCACGGGGGACACTGATGTCCATGGACGCCATGGACCTCACAGACAAGCTCGTCTCTTCCTATCTGGAAGAATACAGTGCAGAGCTCACCATGATCGTGCTGCGTGAGATTGGCATGCAGGAGATAGCAGAACACCTGCAGATCAAGTGCAAAG CACCGCACTTTGTGGACCAGCACCGGGCAGCCCTCATCACACGCGTCACAGACGTGGAAGGGGTGCTGGACACCCTGTACGGGAAGGTCCTGTCAGACGGGCAGTATGAGGCAGTGCGGGCGGAGTCCACCAATACAATGAAGATGAGGAAGCTCCTCAGCTTTGCTCCAGCCTGGGACAAGACCTGCAAAGATCTGCTCCTTCAGGCCCTGAGAAACACCCACCCCTACCTGGTGGCAGACCTGGAGAAAAGCTGA
- the LOC125091174 gene encoding apoptosis-associated speck-like protein containing a CARD isoform X1, whose product MGCTRDAILDALENLTADEFKKFKLKLLSVPLREGYGRIPRGTLMSMDAMDLTDKLVSSYLEEYSAELTMIVLREIGMQEIAEHLQIKCKGPAPGPTGIQDHQTGTKPAPHFVDQHRAALITRVTDVEGVLDTLYGKVLSDGQYEAVRAESTNTMKMRKLLSFAPAWDKTCKDLLLQALRNTHPYLVADLEKS is encoded by the exons ATGGGGTGCACTCGAGACGCCATCCTGGACGCACTGGAGAACCTGACTGCAGACGAGTTCAAGAAGTTCAAGCTGAAGCTACTTTCAGTGCCCCTTCGCGAAGGCTATGGGCGCATTCCACGGGGGACACTGATGTCCATGGACGCCATGGACCTCACAGACAAGCTCGTCTCTTCCTATCTGGAAGAATACAGTGCAGAGCTCACCATGATCGTGCTGCGTGAGATTGGCATGCAGGAGATAGCAGAACACCTGCAGATCAAGTGCAAAG GCCCCGCTCCAGGGCCTACTGGGATCCAGGATCACCAGACTGGAACCAAGCCAG CACCGCACTTTGTGGACCAGCACCGGGCAGCCCTCATCACACGCGTCACAGACGTGGAAGGGGTGCTGGACACCCTGTACGGGAAGGTCCTGTCAGACGGGCAGTATGAGGCAGTGCGGGCGGAGTCCACCAATACAATGAAGATGAGGAAGCTCCTCAGCTTTGCTCCAGCCTGGGACAAGACCTGCAAAGATCTGCTCCTTCAGGCCCTGAGAAACACCCACCCCTACCTGGTGGCAGACCTGGAGAAAAGCTGA